In Sphingobacterium sp. SYP-B4668, the sequence TCCAGGGCGCACTATGCCTCTGCGGCTAGGGATGCTGGGGCTACTCAGTATGAGTTATCATGTTGGATTAGCACAGTCGACAGCCTCCGTGAATGGAGTAGTACGGGACTCCGAAAACAACCCCATTACGGGGGCAACAGTCACTATAGAAAGTCCCACGACAAAATACAAGCAGGTCAATACGACAAATACAGAGGGGATATTCTCATTTGACCGCATTCCCGAAGGGCAGGGCTATGTGATCACGGTGAGCTATTTGGGATTCAAGACCAAGACACTTAGCAACTACAATATTGATTCGAAAGACAAAGTGGCCATTACCGTTGCTCTGGAACAGGAGCAAGAAAGCCTGGAAGAAGTGGTAGTAGTGGGATATGGAAAGCAACGAAAAGCAAATATTACAGGATCTGTCGCGTCAGTGAATGCCGAGCAACTGAAGAATATCGCGCCTTCTAATCTCTCGAATACCTTAGCCGGACGTGCGGCGGGTATCAATGTGACCAATACATCAGGTATGGCCGGAGCATCTTCAAGTCTACGGATTCGTGGTAGTTTTGCCGAACCTTTGTATGTCATCGATGGTATCGTGCGGGATAAGGCAGCGTTTGATGCATTGGAAGCCAATGAGGTGGATCAGATGAGCTTCTTGAAAGATGCAGCTACGGCTGCCGTATACGGCACACGTGCAGGTAATGGTGTTGTGGTGGTAACAACCAAGAAAGGCACGGCCCAAGAACCCGTTTTCAATGTACAAAGTAACTACAGCTTTGGGGCTCCGACACAGACGCTCTTGGCAGATATCACCACAGCGGCAGACGAATTGACCTATCAAAATAGGGTTTCTCAATTCTTATGGGAAAATGGACCGCGCACGCAACCTTGGGTAGCTCCTAATGGCCAAACTGAATTTGATTATTTTAAAGATAAAGACTATAGTGTCAATGATGTCATCTGGAGAAATCCATTCAGCCATAGACAATCTATCTCTGTATCCGGTGGTGGTGATCGCATCACGTACTACAATTTGGTCAGTTACCGTAAAGAGAATGGATCATATAAATCCTTGGAACACGAAAAGTTCAATTTGAGAAGTAATGTTAGCGCTAAGATAACGGATGATTTTACGATAGATGTAAATATATCTGCCAACCAGATTAACTCCAAGCGTTTTTATTGGCCATTCAGCACCTCTTCCAACGATGATGATTTTGATGTGTCCGATTTTTACCGTGTGACCTTTAACTGGCCTAAGATGTATCCGTTCTATCTGAACAAAGATGGGTCACCTAGCAATACCCCGACAGACTATCCTGTCCAAACCCCAATGGGGAGTTGGCAGGCATGGAATGTCATCGATCAGGTCGTGGGGAATCGGTACATCGACCGGAAGGTTCGACAGGTAAATCCGATCATGACTTTGGACTACAAGCTAGACAAACTAATCGAAGGTCTCTCGACAAAGGTCGTGGGGAGTTACCTTGCTGAAGATTACATGCGAAAGCGGTTTATGACCTTCCAAAAGAATTATACTTTTACTTCCTTGAACCCGGATGGAAATAGGTTCATACCAGCCCCACCTTCGGAGGATAAAATCAATATTTTCACGTTCAGTCAAGCCCAACCATTCATGGACTATGCTCCACAACGCGAATGGGAATACCAGGTTAACTGGTTCTTGAACTACAATAGGAGGTTCAATAAGCACGCAATTGATGCGTTGGTTGTCTACGAACAGTTTAAAGCAGGTGGTACATATGTGACTTCACGTGCAGAGAATCCTATTGTCAGCATCGATCAAATGTTTATCTACCCGACCGATAGGACGTTCAGGTCGACAGATGCCTACGAAAGTATCAATTCTCGAAGAGGTTTCATTGGACGTGCAAACTATAATTATGCAGATAAGTATATTGCCGAATTTTCATTCAGATATGACGGCTCTCCGTTATTTCCAGGGGATAAACGTTGGGGCTTTTTTCCATCCATGTCTGCTGCGTGGCGAGTATCTGAGGAGCAGTTTTTCTCCACGATCAAAAATACGTTTAGTGACTTGAAACTACGGGCTTCATACGGTACTACAGGTAATGATTTGAATGTCGCTGCCGAGCGGATAGGACAATTTCTTTATCAAGAGAAATATAGACCCTCTGGTGGCTATATGTTTGGGGATCGATATTACAATGGTATCGCGTATGGCGCCACACCCACCCAAAATTTGACTTGGACAACATCCAGAAGTATCAATATAGGTGTAGATTTCGGTCTGCTCAACAATAAGTTGAGCGGTACGTTGGATGTATTCAGTCGTAAGGAGACGGATATTTTGGGCCCACGGTCGTTAAAAGTGCCCGACAACTACGGCCGAGAATTAGCTCCTGAAAATTATGCTGCAAGAAGCTACAAAGGTGGTGAGCTGTCCCTTAATTGGAATGATCGAGTAGGTGAGGTGTCTTATGGACTTACTGCAAACATGGGCTATGCTAAGGATCGATGGGATGTGTATGATGAGGAGCCTGCATTTGCTGTAGGGGGCACGCGAAATTTTGAATCACGTGTGGGCCGACCCGAAAATCGTATCGTAGGGCTGGAGGCCATTGACCTGGTACGGACGCAAGAGCAGCTCGATGCGTTGAAGAACCAAGGATTCAAGAGCTATGGACGTGATCCTTACCTAGGTATGATTTTGTATAAGGATATCCGTGGTGCAAATTATTCGAATACCCCAGACGGCAAGATTGATGACAACGATATGATGTTACTTTCGGAAGATAATACACCTAGGATCAATTACGGCTTTGGTTTAAATGCCAGTTGGAAAGGACTTTCTGTCTCTGCCTTACTCCAAGGGGTAATGGCCTATGATAGGGTTATCAGTAATCAAGAGGGGGGTGGTATACGTCAACATGGAGGTACCTTTCGACCCTATTATCCAATCTGGGCAGGAGATGTTTGGACGCCGGAGAATCCCAATGCTGACTACCCGAGAGTGGTCGGTTCTAATTGGCAAGAGTCAGGAACTGGAGCTTCGAGTTTCTGGATCCGTAATGGTGCCTATTTACGCCTAAGAGATTTGAATATTTCCTACAGTCTACCCCAATCCGTTACAAATGCGATGAAAATCAAAAATGTGAATGTGTTTTTTAATGGAACCAATCTATTTGTATTCTCTCCCATGACGGAGTTTCATGATCCGGAGCAAAAGATGTACGATTCCTATCCTGTCATGAAGACATTCACATTGGGTCTGGATGTTAAATTTTAATCGAAAACAACATGAAAACTATATTTTATCCCCTAATTGCATTGCTACTGACGACTTGGTCCTGTAAAAATGTTTTAGATATCGATGACTTGAATTCACTAGATGAAAGCAAGGTCTGGAGTGACTCCAATTTGGTGCGGGCATATTTGACCAACCTATACCCTTTGTTCGGCAACTGGAGTGCAGGAGCTGACAATAATTCTGAGCAATTGATTGGAATTTCGTTTCCATTAGACGCGGTGACGGTCAACAATGCTGCATATAAATCTTGGGACTATACCACTATAAGAAGAATCAATACTGCCATTCAAAAAGTCAACGAAAGCACCATCTTATCTACTAATTTTAAGAACGCGATGGTTAGCCAAGCCCTATTCATGCGTGCTTATATGTATTTTAACATGGTGAGGCACCACGGAGGGGTACCCTATATCACCGTGCCGCAGGATCTAGAGAAAGACGATTTGCAAACACCTCGAAATACAACTAAGGAATGCTTCGACTTGATTATTAAAGACCTCGACGAAGCCATCGCATTACTCCCCCCAACTATTGCAAAAGGTTCTGCTGATTATGGTCGTATTGACGGTAATTTTGCGGTTGCATTTAAGGCGAAAGTGTTGTTATATAAAGCATCACCTCAGTTTAATCCAGCCAATCCGTATGACAATGGGTACTGGACGGAAGCCTATAATGCCAGCAAAATAGCTTACGAGAGATTGAAAGCAAATGGCTACAGTTTGACAACCGATTACGCCAATATCGCCCTGTTGGAAAAAGGACCTGAGGTGGTTTTCGCGGTAGTCAATGCCTATCCAAATAAAGTAGCCGCTTGGGACAATGGTGTGCGACCTGGTTCAGAAAGTAGAGGAGCGGCAGGGGCGGTTCCGTCTTGGGATTTTGTAAAAGCATTTCCGATGAAGGATGGAAGACCTTTTTCGGATCCTGCTGGAAAATATCACAAGTCGGACGCTGAATTCCTGCAATCATATTGGGAAAACAGGGATCCTCGATTTGACAAATCTATCGTATGGAACGGAAAGATTTATGAAGTGTCTGGAAAAACCGGAAAGCGACAATATACTTCTGTGGGTATCGCTGCTGATTTGGACAATTTTGGTGTCAATCCAAAAGCAAATACCCCATCCGAGAATTTGAATCGGTATAGTGGTTTTTTTATCTTGAAGAACTCCAAGCTATCCCTTAAGCAAACAGAGGTAGAGACCCAGTATGATGTCGATTATGTATTGATGCGATTTGCTGAAGTGATGATGAATTATGCAGAGGCAGCAAATGAAACGGGAGATTTCAACACCGCTTTAGATATTTTAAAGCAAATTCGTATGCGTGCAGGTATCGAGGCCGGCGCAGATGGTAAATATGGTATTATAGCTACAGACCGTACCCAGATGCGGGATGCGATATTAGCAGAGCGGAATATTGAGTTCTGCTTTGAAGGACATCGCTTTTGGGATTTAAGACGTTCTCGAAAATTGAATGTGTTGAACAACACGACCAAATACGGGGTGGAAGCAATCGCCATCAATAGCAATGGTAACGAAATGGATTTAGAAGAGGCTGCCGCATTGGCCAAAGCCTATCAACTGAAGGAAAATCAATTTAAATACAGCGTATTGCAGGTTCCGAACACCGGAAACAAGGTGAATTTGGTGCCTGATACCTATTACTTTTTCCCGATAGCACAATCGGTCATTGACAAAAATCCAAAAATCATTCAAAATAAGGACTGGGGTGGTGGTTTCGACCCCACTATACATGA encodes:
- a CDS encoding SusC/RagA family TonB-linked outer membrane protein codes for the protein MNIFSSKKHQLLAMLLLRFKSPGRTMPLRLGMLGLLSMSYHVGLAQSTASVNGVVRDSENNPITGATVTIESPTTKYKQVNTTNTEGIFSFDRIPEGQGYVITVSYLGFKTKTLSNYNIDSKDKVAITVALEQEQESLEEVVVVGYGKQRKANITGSVASVNAEQLKNIAPSNLSNTLAGRAAGINVTNTSGMAGASSSLRIRGSFAEPLYVIDGIVRDKAAFDALEANEVDQMSFLKDAATAAVYGTRAGNGVVVVTTKKGTAQEPVFNVQSNYSFGAPTQTLLADITTAADELTYQNRVSQFLWENGPRTQPWVAPNGQTEFDYFKDKDYSVNDVIWRNPFSHRQSISVSGGGDRITYYNLVSYRKENGSYKSLEHEKFNLRSNVSAKITDDFTIDVNISANQINSKRFYWPFSTSSNDDDFDVSDFYRVTFNWPKMYPFYLNKDGSPSNTPTDYPVQTPMGSWQAWNVIDQVVGNRYIDRKVRQVNPIMTLDYKLDKLIEGLSTKVVGSYLAEDYMRKRFMTFQKNYTFTSLNPDGNRFIPAPPSEDKINIFTFSQAQPFMDYAPQREWEYQVNWFLNYNRRFNKHAIDALVVYEQFKAGGTYVTSRAENPIVSIDQMFIYPTDRTFRSTDAYESINSRRGFIGRANYNYADKYIAEFSFRYDGSPLFPGDKRWGFFPSMSAAWRVSEEQFFSTIKNTFSDLKLRASYGTTGNDLNVAAERIGQFLYQEKYRPSGGYMFGDRYYNGIAYGATPTQNLTWTTSRSINIGVDFGLLNNKLSGTLDVFSRKETDILGPRSLKVPDNYGRELAPENYAARSYKGGELSLNWNDRVGEVSYGLTANMGYAKDRWDVYDEEPAFAVGGTRNFESRVGRPENRIVGLEAIDLVRTQEQLDALKNQGFKSYGRDPYLGMILYKDIRGANYSNTPDGKIDDNDMMLLSEDNTPRINYGFGLNASWKGLSVSALLQGVMAYDRVISNQEGGGIRQHGGTFRPYYPIWAGDVWTPENPNADYPRVVGSNWQESGTGASSFWIRNGAYLRLRDLNISYSLPQSVTNAMKIKNVNVFFNGTNLFVFSPMTEFHDPEQKMYDSYPVMKTFTLGLDVKF
- a CDS encoding RagB/SusD family nutrient uptake outer membrane protein, producing the protein MKTIFYPLIALLLTTWSCKNVLDIDDLNSLDESKVWSDSNLVRAYLTNLYPLFGNWSAGADNNSEQLIGISFPLDAVTVNNAAYKSWDYTTIRRINTAIQKVNESTILSTNFKNAMVSQALFMRAYMYFNMVRHHGGVPYITVPQDLEKDDLQTPRNTTKECFDLIIKDLDEAIALLPPTIAKGSADYGRIDGNFAVAFKAKVLLYKASPQFNPANPYDNGYWTEAYNASKIAYERLKANGYSLTTDYANIALLEKGPEVVFAVVNAYPNKVAAWDNGVRPGSESRGAAGAVPSWDFVKAFPMKDGRPFSDPAGKYHKSDAEFLQSYWENRDPRFDKSIVWNGKIYEVSGKTGKRQYTSVGIAADLDNFGVNPKANTPSENLNRYSGFFILKNSKLSLKQTEVETQYDVDYVLMRFAEVMMNYAEAANETGDFNTALDILKQIRMRAGIEAGADGKYGIIATDRTQMRDAILAERNIEFCFEGHRFWDLRRSRKLNVLNNTTKYGVEAIAINSNGNEMDLEEAAALAKAYQLKENQFKYSVLQVPNTGNKVNLVPDTYYFFPIAQSVIDKNPKIIQNKDWGGGFDPTIHD